Below is a genomic region from Anaerobaca lacustris.
CGCCTGGGTCGGATCGCCTCGCCGCGTCGCCAGCTCCGAGGCGAGCATGAACCGCGCCACGTGCCAATCGCCCATATCGAAAAAGTGCTCGGCCAAGGCCTCTTGGGGAAGCTCGTCGATCGCCTCCAGCGCTGCGCTCGCCCAGACGGGGTCGCCGTGCGCCAGCCACTCGGCGGCGAGCGAGTAGAGGATGCGCGGGTCGTCCGTACCGAGCGCCGAGGCGGCCTCAAGGTCCTTGCGCGCTAGCGCCAGCAGTGGCGACCGGTCCGCCTCGCTCGTCTCGTCGGCGGCTGCCTGTTGACGGCGGTACCGCGCCCGATGGACGAGCGCTTCGGCCGAGTTCGAGTCGTACGCCACCGCCCGGTCGAGCCAGTCCAGGCACGTGGCCGGCCGGGCCGCATCTTCGACGCCTTCCTGCGATTCCAGTTCGACAGCCTCGCCCGCCAGTTGGCTCATCAAGACGCATGCCCGCACGTATTCACCATGCCGCTCGGGCCGGGCCTCGAGCCGCTCAATGAACGCAGCCAACACCTGCCGTGATTCCTGCCGTTTGTCGTTTCGGGCCAGGGCCTCGGCCAACCACAGTGGCGCGTCCAGATCGTCCGGAACGTGCCCCAGCCGCGTCCGCGCCAGTCGGGCCAGCTCCTCGAAGTTCCCCACAGCCGAGTAGAGCATCACAAGCTCCTTGGCGGCCGCCTTATCGGTAGGGTCCATCTCCATGAGCCGGCGATACGCCGAGATCGCGGCTGTGACCACCTGGGTATCCATTGGCCGGATGGCCACCAGGGCCTCACCATACTGGCGGACCGTCTCGAGGTCGTCGGGATGGCGTCTGAGATACTGGCCGAGGTGGCGAGCCGCCGCCGGCCAATCCTGCCTTTCAAACGCGGCCTGCCCCGCCTGCAGCGCCCGCTCGGTGCGCATGGTCCGGCTGATCTGCCGGGCCATCACCAGCGAGACGCCTACAGCCGCCGCCACCACAATCACAACAACCAGGATCTTGACGTTGACTTCCGCTCTCACACGATGATACGGCATGATACATTCCCTCATCAATCTCGCGGTGCGAAGCCCCGTACCGATGGCGCAACACACCCAGCTACAGTTGAAAACCAGTCAATGACAGACGCTTCCGTTCGCACAATGAGCCGCAGACTGTCCATCGTTTCGAACCGATCGGTGCCTCGGACGGTCTTTGTCATGGATACGCGGAGTGTCGCGCGGTGAAGATGAATGGCAGAGCAACGATTCGCCGCTGCTCGACGGTGCCCGCAATAATGAAGAAGTGATCTACATCTGACAGCTACGCGGCCCGGCGGCCGGACACCCCTCGCCGACGCAGCGTCACGCCTGCCGTCCCCAAGCCCAGAAGACCCAGCAGGCCGGTGGCAGGCGCTGGGACGATGACAAACGATTCACTGCCGCCGCTGGCGAAGCCGATCACGTGCAGCCCGATCCGCAGCTTCGCCGTGGATGCCCGCAATCACATCGTCGAATACGAAATCCTCGCGCAGATCCAGCAGGATTCCCACCCACTCGTCCGGATTGACGCCATGGGCGGGCACCCCCCCGCGTCCTGCCACGGCGCCGGCCCGCAGGCCGGCCGTTGTCTGGAAGGATGGGCTCATGTCGTTGCCGCCCGGCAGGTTCGGCGGTGAAGAGCCTGGGCCGAACTGGACGCCCGGTCCGTTCTCGATCCCCCAATCCCCTCGAAAAGGCCCAGTGCGAAATTGTCGAAGTAGATCCGGGCAATGGAACTGGCCTCGGGTCCTTCGTTGCGGAACGTAAAGAGCACCTGTTCCGATCCGCAATCGCTCACCTCGACGGAGAGCTGCGCCTCGCCAATGGCAACGTCGGTTGGGTTG
It encodes:
- a CDS encoding PEP-CTERM sorting domain-containing protein, which translates into the protein MIGFASGGSESFVIVPAPATGLLGLLGLGTAGVTLRRRGVSGRRAA